The following proteins come from a genomic window of Geomonas sp. RF6:
- a CDS encoding bifunctional riboflavin kinase/FAD synthetase yields the protein MIIYRQISDLPAGLPHPVVTIGNFDGVHLGHRQVLSRVREEAQRRGGVSVVITFVPHPLQVLSPGVPLKLITTPAEKAALIAASEIDYLLEIPFDAAFAATPARVFVEEVLVGRIGVELLVIGYDYAFGRGREGEPELLRLLGERHNFSVELLNPVSNGTIVYSSTAVRRMVEHGDVKGVVAILGRHYCMAGEVVHGFHRGRTLGYPTANLKTEKDLVPCAGVYAVKVRLGDELFDGACNVGTNPTFANAKLSMEVFLFDFDRDIYGETICVYFIDRVRGEKRFPGVDALRQAIAQDVEHCRELLESATLIDCHTAETC from the coding sequence ATGATCATCTACAGGCAGATAAGCGACTTACCGGCCGGGCTGCCGCACCCGGTCGTCACCATCGGCAACTTCGACGGCGTGCACCTCGGGCACCGCCAGGTCCTCTCCCGGGTGAGGGAGGAGGCGCAAAGGCGCGGCGGGGTCTCGGTGGTGATCACCTTCGTTCCGCACCCGTTGCAGGTTCTCTCCCCCGGAGTGCCGCTGAAACTCATTACCACCCCCGCCGAAAAGGCAGCCCTCATCGCCGCCTCGGAGATCGACTACCTCCTGGAGATCCCCTTTGACGCCGCCTTCGCTGCGACGCCCGCCCGGGTTTTCGTGGAGGAGGTACTGGTCGGAAGGATCGGGGTCGAGCTCCTGGTGATCGGGTACGACTACGCCTTTGGGCGCGGCCGGGAAGGGGAGCCTGAGCTCCTGCGCCTCCTCGGGGAGCGCCACAACTTCTCGGTGGAACTGCTGAACCCCGTCTCCAACGGGACGATCGTGTACAGCTCCACCGCGGTGCGCCGCATGGTGGAGCACGGGGACGTGAAGGGGGTGGTGGCGATTCTCGGGAGGCACTACTGCATGGCCGGGGAGGTGGTGCACGGCTTCCACCGCGGCAGAACCCTCGGCTACCCCACCGCGAACCTGAAGACGGAGAAGGACCTCGTCCCCTGCGCCGGGGTGTACGCGGTGAAGGTGCGCCTCGGCGACGAGCTCTTCGACGGCGCCTGCAACGTGGGGACGAACCCTACCTTCGCCAACGCGAAACTCTCCATGGAAGTATTCCTCTTCGACTTCGACCGGGACATCTACGGGGAGACGATCTGCGTCTACTTCATCGACAGGGTGCGCGGGGAGAAACGCTTTCCCGGAGTGGACGCCCTGCGCCAGGCGATCGCCCAGGACGTGGAGCACTGCCGCGAACTCCTGGAGAGTGCGACCCTCATCGACTGCCATACCGCGGAGACGTGCTGA
- the rnr gene encoding ribonuclease R gives MRIDKNVVLKLLKGRRDALQFREILKVLAVPKHQRPRLESLLDDMVYRGDVVRLPGRLYSLAGAGGTVRGKLVCHREGYGFVVPEDGGDDLFIPARYLRDSLSGDTVEAQVVSTRRDGKREGRVTALVKRGVTSVVGRYEAAGRGGRVIPDDDRLGRDVFIPPGAAGNALTGETVVAEIVSYPTPHSGMSGKIVEVLGHPSDPEVEVMTVVRKFELPYAFSDGALAEAAKAPQRVSEDMLAGRTDLRERRTVTIDGETARDFDDAVSVVREGSGLRLFVSIADVSHYVTEGSKLDLDAYQRGTSVYFPDRCIPMLPEELSNGICSLNPQVDRLTMTAEILFDEGGAPVSSSFYPSVIRSDARLTYTIVKRIVVDEEPEAIAAHEDLVADLNLMKELALKLNGRRQGRGSIDFDLPEPQIIIDLQGETTAIVRAERNFAHRIIEEFMLAANEAVATFIERQGSPSLYRVHENPDPAKLVDLAEFVFSFGYTLKVEEEKVAPKELQRLLSEVEGKPEERLINEVLLRCMKQARYSAENLGHFGLAAPCYTHFTSPIRRYPDLVVHRILRRLLSAPLKEGERTRLAGRLDDVALHTSRRERIAMEAEREMVDLKKMQFMRDKVGEEYEGFITGVAPFGIFVELVDLFVEGMVPVTTLPVDYYLHMEKSHALVGQHSRVMYRIADKVRVRVAGVRELARQVEFALVETLEERGAVSRTVSESYPRVAIKGKRPKSRRR, from the coding sequence ATGCGCATCGACAAAAACGTCGTGCTGAAACTGTTAAAGGGGAGGAGGGACGCGCTGCAGTTCCGGGAGATCCTGAAGGTGCTCGCCGTGCCGAAGCACCAGCGCCCGCGGCTGGAGTCCCTCCTTGACGATATGGTCTATCGCGGTGACGTGGTGCGTCTCCCCGGGCGGCTCTATTCCCTCGCCGGCGCAGGGGGCACGGTGCGCGGGAAGCTCGTGTGCCACCGGGAAGGGTACGGCTTCGTGGTCCCCGAGGACGGGGGGGACGACCTCTTCATTCCCGCCCGCTACCTGCGCGACTCTTTAAGCGGCGACACCGTGGAGGCGCAGGTCGTCTCCACCCGCCGCGACGGCAAGAGGGAGGGGCGGGTCACCGCCCTCGTGAAGCGCGGCGTCACCAGCGTCGTCGGCCGCTACGAGGCGGCCGGGCGGGGGGGCAGAGTCATCCCCGACGACGACCGCCTCGGTCGCGACGTCTTCATCCCCCCCGGCGCTGCCGGAAACGCCCTCACAGGGGAGACGGTCGTGGCGGAGATCGTCTCCTACCCCACCCCCCACTCCGGGATGTCCGGAAAGATCGTGGAGGTGCTCGGACACCCCTCCGACCCCGAGGTGGAGGTCATGACGGTGGTGCGCAAGTTCGAGCTCCCCTACGCCTTCTCCGACGGGGCACTCGCCGAGGCGGCGAAGGCCCCGCAGCGGGTGTCGGAGGATATGCTCGCAGGGAGGACCGATCTGCGGGAGCGGCGCACCGTCACCATCGACGGGGAGACCGCGCGCGACTTCGACGACGCGGTCTCCGTGGTGCGAGAGGGGAGCGGCCTCCGCCTCTTCGTCTCCATCGCCGACGTCTCCCACTACGTCACGGAGGGGTCGAAGCTCGACCTCGACGCCTACCAGCGCGGCACGAGCGTCTACTTCCCGGACCGCTGCATCCCTATGCTCCCGGAGGAGCTCTCCAACGGGATCTGCTCCCTGAACCCCCAGGTCGACCGCCTCACCATGACGGCTGAGATCCTCTTCGACGAGGGGGGCGCCCCCGTCTCCTCGAGCTTCTACCCGAGCGTCATCAGAAGCGACGCGCGCCTCACCTACACGATCGTGAAGCGGATCGTGGTGGACGAAGAGCCGGAGGCGATCGCCGCCCACGAGGATCTGGTGGCGGATCTGAACCTCATGAAGGAGCTCGCCCTGAAGCTGAACGGGAGGCGGCAGGGGCGCGGCTCCATCGACTTCGACCTCCCGGAGCCCCAGATCATCATCGACCTGCAGGGGGAGACGACAGCGATCGTGCGCGCCGAAAGAAACTTCGCCCACCGCATCATCGAGGAGTTCATGCTCGCGGCGAACGAGGCGGTGGCCACCTTCATCGAGAGACAGGGGAGCCCGTCGTTGTACCGCGTCCACGAAAACCCCGACCCGGCGAAGCTCGTGGATCTCGCCGAGTTCGTCTTCTCTTTTGGCTACACATTGAAGGTGGAGGAGGAGAAGGTCGCCCCGAAGGAGCTGCAGAGGCTGCTCTCCGAGGTGGAGGGTAAGCCCGAGGAGCGCCTCATAAACGAGGTCCTCCTGCGCTGCATGAAGCAGGCGCGCTACAGCGCGGAGAACCTCGGGCACTTCGGCCTCGCCGCCCCCTGCTACACCCATTTCACCTCCCCCATCAGGCGCTACCCCGACCTCGTGGTGCACCGCATCCTGAGGCGCCTCCTCTCCGCCCCCCTGAAGGAGGGGGAGCGCACCCGTCTCGCCGGGCGCCTCGACGACGTGGCGCTGCACACCAGCCGCCGCGAGCGGATCGCCATGGAGGCGGAGCGGGAGATGGTGGACCTGAAGAAGATGCAGTTCATGAGGGACAAGGTGGGAGAGGAGTACGAGGGGTTCATCACCGGGGTCGCCCCCTTCGGCATCTTCGTGGAACTGGTCGATCTCTTCGTGGAGGGGATGGTGCCGGTCACCACCCTTCCTGTCGACTACTACCTGCACATGGAGAAGAGCCACGCCCTCGTCGGTCAGCACAGCCGCGTCATGTACCGCATCGCGGACAAGGTGCGGGTACGGGTGGCCGGCGTGCGCGAGCTCGCCCGCCAGGTGGAGTTTGCCCTCGTGGAGACGCTGGAGGAGCGCGGCGCCGTTTCGCGCACCGTTTCCGAAAGCTATCCGCGGGTAGCGATCAAGGGGAAGCGCCCGAAGTCGAGGCGGCGCTGA
- the tatC gene encoding twin-arginine translocase subunit TatC: MSDEKVLPFMEHLIELRKRLIVCTVALVIGMGVCWNFSDNLLDLVERPLTGETYLTNVKKIIYGEVRTRFPAVYQHYKLADEVNATPEKRKLNYSAPLEPFFVQCKLSMLAGFVLVLPVIFHQIWLFVAPGLTRKERKLVVPFVTATSFSFLLGGGFFLIVIWPVIINFSLSYEAAGLQSWFNLSAYINFCLRLILVFGLIFELPILSFLLARFGIVNYQMLATRRKYALLASSIIAAFHADLITMFVIMIPLYLMYEVSVWVALLFGKKRQPAVVQE; encoded by the coding sequence ATGAGTGATGAAAAGGTTCTCCCCTTTATGGAGCACCTCATAGAGCTGCGCAAGCGGCTCATCGTGTGCACCGTGGCGCTGGTGATAGGGATGGGGGTGTGCTGGAACTTCTCGGACAACCTCCTCGACCTGGTGGAACGCCCCCTTACCGGGGAGACCTACCTCACCAATGTGAAGAAGATCATCTACGGCGAGGTGCGCACCCGTTTCCCCGCGGTGTACCAGCATTACAAGCTGGCGGACGAGGTGAACGCGACACCGGAGAAGAGGAAGCTGAACTACAGCGCTCCGCTGGAGCCGTTTTTCGTCCAGTGCAAGCTCTCCATGCTGGCGGGGTTCGTCCTCGTCCTTCCGGTGATTTTCCACCAGATCTGGCTCTTCGTGGCGCCGGGGCTGACCAGGAAGGAGAGAAAGCTCGTCGTCCCCTTCGTGACCGCCACCTCCTTCAGCTTTCTCCTGGGGGGAGGCTTCTTCCTGATCGTCATCTGGCCGGTCATCATCAACTTTTCCCTCTCCTACGAGGCGGCCGGGCTGCAGAGCTGGTTCAACCTCTCCGCCTACATCAATTTCTGCTTAAGGCTCATTCTCGTTTTCGGGCTCATCTTCGAGCTGCCGATTCTCTCCTTCCTCCTTGCCCGCTTCGGCATCGTGAACTACCAGATGCTCGCCACGCGGCGCAAGTACGCACTCCTGGCGAGCTCGATCATCGCCGCCTTCCACGCCGACCTGATCACCATGTTCGTGATCATGATCCCTTTGTACCTCATGTACGAGGTGAGCGTCTGGGTGGCACTCCTCTTCGGCAAGAAGCGGCAGCCTGCCGTGGTGCAGGAGTGA
- a CDS encoding glycosyltransferase family 117 protein, producing MKETFRRAGIEPFAALSFLIPLFIYLLTLAPTVTFFDSGEFLTAVASLGTAHSPGYPLFINYAHPFTWLPFGSIAFRVNFATAVSAALACFGVYLVTKHLLKDEELPEGVPAPLVTSLAALAAALAFCGTARLWLQSNHDKPYPLLSFICAAVFYLMLRWRDSFDAGEERPSYVYLGAFLCGLGTGAHQIMVLMIPAYAFLLLSKEWRIIFRMKEFLIALSFGILGFSIHLHLIVRALAKPLLNWGDSKNLTQFLWNLLRKGYPTEKPQRDLSLLWSQINAFNVQYEFTVVGLLLLIAGLVFFFRTKRDIVLSYLIALFTFLLIIAGYFNTPGELIFLTEEFFTPLYLLSAVVIGLALFGLLRLLLSAFRVRGKVPALGLSALLFVLPLSVVLLHYVENDQHENYIASDYAQNSLRSLPQGAVMFTWGDSGAFPLWYIQGVERMRDDLDLLHTPHLVFEWYLDGFPALFRGSRLRSLVDQTAPEDALLVAVAEQFPRRPVFIDFSTKYSVALPGYQALQHGIVYQLIPASQPLPLPDSGVWALYTQRGVVGASDMFFRDLDTGKAIQIYAAALMESGEILLSAGGGAQVTGAQQLCLGKEISPELAPHIDQILARYGASCR from the coding sequence GTGAAAGAGACCTTCCGGCGCGCCGGGATCGAGCCGTTTGCCGCGCTCTCGTTCCTCATCCCCCTCTTTATCTACCTTCTGACCCTGGCCCCCACCGTCACCTTCTTTGACAGCGGCGAGTTCCTGACCGCGGTCGCCTCTCTGGGGACCGCCCACTCCCCGGGGTACCCGCTCTTTATAAACTACGCGCACCCCTTCACCTGGCTCCCCTTCGGCTCCATCGCCTTCCGGGTGAACTTCGCCACCGCGGTTTCCGCGGCGCTCGCCTGCTTCGGGGTGTATCTCGTGACGAAGCACCTCCTGAAGGACGAGGAGCTCCCGGAGGGTGTCCCGGCGCCTCTTGTGACCTCCCTTGCCGCGCTCGCGGCGGCGCTCGCCTTCTGCGGCACCGCGCGGTTGTGGCTGCAGTCGAACCACGACAAGCCGTATCCGCTCCTCTCCTTTATCTGTGCCGCGGTCTTCTACCTCATGCTGCGCTGGCGCGACAGCTTCGACGCGGGGGAGGAGCGCCCCTCCTACGTCTACCTCGGCGCCTTCCTCTGCGGACTGGGGACCGGCGCACACCAGATCATGGTCCTCATGATCCCGGCGTACGCGTTCCTCCTCCTCTCGAAGGAGTGGCGCATTATCTTCAGGATGAAGGAGTTTTTGATCGCGCTCTCCTTCGGGATCCTCGGCTTCTCCATCCACCTGCACCTGATCGTGCGGGCGCTCGCGAAGCCGCTTCTCAACTGGGGGGACTCGAAGAACCTGACGCAGTTCCTCTGGAACCTGCTGCGCAAGGGGTACCCCACCGAGAAGCCGCAGCGCGACCTCTCGCTGCTCTGGTCGCAGATAAACGCCTTCAACGTCCAGTACGAGTTCACGGTCGTCGGGCTTTTGCTCCTCATCGCGGGGCTCGTCTTCTTCTTTCGCACGAAGAGGGACATCGTCCTTTCGTACCTGATCGCGCTCTTCACCTTTCTCCTTATCATCGCAGGGTACTTCAACACGCCGGGGGAGCTCATCTTTCTCACCGAGGAGTTCTTCACCCCGCTGTACCTCCTGAGCGCGGTCGTCATAGGGCTTGCCCTCTTCGGGCTCCTGCGCCTTCTCCTTTCCGCCTTCCGCGTGCGGGGAAAGGTCCCCGCGCTCGGGCTCTCCGCTCTTCTTTTCGTCCTCCCCCTCTCGGTCGTCCTTTTGCACTACGTGGAGAACGACCAGCACGAGAACTACATCGCCAGCGATTACGCGCAGAACTCGCTGCGCTCCCTGCCGCAGGGGGCGGTCATGTTCACCTGGGGTGACAGCGGCGCCTTTCCCCTCTGGTACATCCAAGGGGTGGAGCGGATGCGCGACGACCTCGACCTCCTGCACACCCCGCACCTCGTTTTCGAGTGGTACCTGGACGGCTTCCCGGCGCTCTTCCGGGGGAGCAGGCTGCGCTCCCTCGTGGACCAGACAGCCCCTGAGGACGCCCTCCTCGTGGCGGTGGCGGAGCAGTTCCCGCGCCGGCCGGTGTTCATCGACTTTTCCACCAAGTATTCCGTCGCGCTCCCCGGCTACCAGGCGTTGCAGCACGGCATCGTGTACCAGCTGATCCCCGCCTCGCAGCCTCTCCCCCTCCCGGACTCCGGGGTCTGGGCGCTGTACACGCAGCGCGGTGTAGTCGGTGCGAGCGACATGTTCTTCCGCGACCTCGACACCGGGAAGGCGATCCAGATCTACGCCGCCGCCCTCATGGAGTCCGGGGAGATCCTCCTCTCGGCCGGAGGGGGAGCCCAGGTGACCGGCGCGCAGCAGCTGTGCCTCGG
- a CDS encoding lysylphosphatidylglycerol synthase transmembrane domain-containing protein, protein MKHVFDKKLWLGIAISGFFLFLLGRQIEPGKLVAAFRQMDYRFLLPALLLTMVSYFFRALRWKYLLLPIKKTRLSNLFPSTLIGYMANNLLPARLGEFVRAYSLAQKEELKTSAVFGTLVVDRLWDGFTMLLVLLVTFFTVRLPAGKEHMQEGLATGGYITLAVYLTALAILAVLKKKPALAVRTLSAIPPAKLGKKLAHLAESFIQGLQLSTSPREIATIFALSLLVWGTAIWPLDFLLASFDLHFPLTVSMFIMVFLVFAVMVPSSPGFVGTYHYACVSALAAFDVAPERALSVAIVMHGMGFFPVTVIGLFCLWRDKLSLKKLSAAEDAEHETGASA, encoded by the coding sequence TTGAAACACGTATTTGATAAGAAACTCTGGCTGGGTATCGCGATCAGCGGCTTTTTCCTCTTTCTCCTCGGCCGCCAGATCGAGCCTGGAAAGCTCGTCGCCGCCTTCCGCCAGATGGATTACCGCTTCCTCCTGCCGGCTCTTCTTCTCACCATGGTGAGCTACTTCTTCCGCGCGCTGCGCTGGAAGTATCTCCTTTTGCCGATAAAGAAGACGAGGCTCTCCAACCTCTTTCCCTCCACCCTCATTGGGTACATGGCGAATAACCTCCTTCCGGCCCGGCTCGGGGAGTTCGTGCGCGCCTACTCCCTGGCGCAGAAAGAGGAGCTAAAGACGAGTGCGGTCTTCGGGACACTGGTGGTGGATCGCCTCTGGGACGGCTTCACCATGCTCCTGGTCCTTCTGGTGACCTTCTTCACCGTGCGCCTCCCGGCGGGGAAGGAGCACATGCAGGAAGGGCTCGCCACCGGCGGCTACATCACCCTTGCGGTGTACCTGACGGCGCTGGCGATTCTGGCGGTCCTGAAGAAGAAGCCGGCGCTCGCGGTACGGACCCTGTCGGCGATTCCCCCCGCAAAGCTCGGAAAGAAACTCGCGCACCTGGCCGAATCGTTCATACAGGGGCTGCAGCTCTCCACCTCGCCGCGGGAGATCGCCACCATCTTCGCCCTCTCCCTCCTCGTGTGGGGGACCGCAATCTGGCCGCTCGACTTTCTCCTCGCCTCCTTCGACCTGCACTTTCCCCTCACGGTCTCCATGTTCATCATGGTTTTCCTCGTTTTTGCCGTCATGGTCCCTTCCTCCCCCGGGTTCGTCGGGACGTACCACTACGCCTGCGTGAGCGCGCTCGCCGCCTTCGACGTGGCGCCGGAGCGCGCTCTTAGCGTCGCCATTGTCATGCACGGCATGGGGTTTTTCCCCGTCACCGTGATCGGGCTTTTCTGCCTCTGGCGGGACAAGCTCTCACTGAAGAAGCTAAGTGCAGCTGAAGATGCCGAACATGAAACAGGAGCCTCCGCGTGA